In Plutella xylostella chromosome 8, ilPluXylo3.1, whole genome shotgun sequence, the genomic stretch ATTGGTCTACAGTTCGCGGACGTCTGCCTCACTATAATCTCTTGGATGCATCAACAGTCACGTCCAGAAAAGGCTTAACGAGATCATTGTAATTCTTATAGCATACAGTTATGATAATAAAATGACCCGTGAACTGCAACAAACGTACACATCATGAAACAGTGACATGGCTGTTTATCCGCATAATTTTATGATGTTTTAACAGATGGGAATATTTACTTCATCCTCTACTTCGCCAAAGCTAGGACACTTCTGAAACGTATTTCGCAATTAACTAAAGCGATTTTCTATGactttaaaacaattaaactGAAACCGGAGAAGGTAGCTAACGTTAGATACATCATCAGATATGTACATCATCATGATATCTGCgctctatcgcccactgtaAGTTATAGGCGTCCTTTTGTGTACGctgatacatattatacaggtATATGTATATCATGAAGTTACTACACCATCCATGTGATATTTTATGCACTATGTCGATGGCTAAGACCATCGTTTTTGCGCACGCGTTTCAAATTCTTATAGCGCATTGTTATGCAGATTAGAATGGAAGGTAGGTTGGCTAAATATAGGCCGTCGTGGCTCCCGCACTATACTATGCTAGAATGATTGATTACAATCGAATTAAATCATGAGATTTGTGATTACATTTCACAGATTAAAGGCGTAGGtacacaatgaaataagaCTTACACATTTATACCTTTACAGTTTAGTTTTTTCCGGGAATATCCGGCCGTAAAACGTTGGATTAAAGATCCAGTAAAATAAAGTAGAGTGCTATTAATAGCCCTATATATCGTAAAGGTATAAAGCTACGAATATAGCCGGGCTATGACGAGGCCCGACTCGTACGACTGAGCGTCAGGAAGCATACATTTGATTTGGAGATGATTGGTTTGCCAATTTACTTAGAGGAAAATCATGACACAATCAACCAGACAGGATAGATCTGTCTTTTTGTCGTtttattatatgtacttacttaactaattgaatttcataatttttttatatttcatatgAATGCATcgaataaacattattattaaaattatcgaATTAAGATCATATCCACAAAAGTATAGTACATCATTATGTTAATACCACAGtctcattataaataaaaatagcaaattGTGTTCATGCTCAGCCAATGAGTTAATGTACTAACTTTGCagctaataaataattatgcctTTCTTAGAAATAAAGAGCAATTCAGAATTAGTAAATTAAGCTGACTAATTATATGGAGCATTTTAATACTATCAATGTTTAATTAAGCAAATTATCAGCAATTAATTTGAGGAAGGATACTATGTTTACAAAATAGTGCAGGAACTTGGAAATTTGGAATTTTGTCAACCTACTTTATGAGGAAacattatgtttttgttaaagGTTAATTTGAAACAATAGGAAGACTAGGAAGTTACatacattttcaattttaatattgtatttgcAATTTTCCTTATGTCATCAACTTATATTCTACCATGTATTACATTCGAGTTTGTTGGTTTAAAATACCATGATGTTTCTTAAAATACCATAAGATTCTGTATATGGGATCATCTTGGGGACCGGAGATTTCAGAAGGAATTGGGGCTCCGGTTGTTAATAGTTGGTGCGGGATATTGAGTTTTTGGGATATGGGATTCTGGACTTCTTCCATTTCTGCAAAATATATTTGGtatatcaaattaaaataaatcctTACAACATATTATAGTGATCTGAGCTATAAtctgtaatatttataatttaagtacttttttgCTGATTTCATTAACATATTAGTAACATAACTAGAATTTAACAAATGTAACATGATTTTAAATACTgttagttaaattaaattccgaatcaatattttgtaattgtaacATAAAGAAtcaatttcatagttaagtatatggtaaaaatctattaaattttaaatttaatccaACTTTTATAACATTAATGCTACCATTACATTAGAATCTAGTTAGAATCCAGTGCACCTGTGACTATCACTGCCATGGCAGTATATGAATTTTGCACATGTGTAGTTTTGGAAAAATCTGCTTTCAGcaaataatgtacctactgaaCTGACTGTTATTGATTCATAATTCTCTCCGAATGACCTGATATATATTTAGGTCATCCACTTAcagatttaaataagtatgtggtggtgaattttattttactcccGAAAAACGACATTCCATCGCCTGCTAGCATCACCAcattgtaaacaaacaaaagtacattattattataatttgcaTAGCGATTAACTAAGTCTTTCTAAACCTACAGATAATAGCTACATGAAATACTAAAGATTCAATCACTTACCATATGAAGTCCTTGCAGTGGGAGCAGAACGTGGGCTGCTTGAAGAACCGCGGCATGAACTTGTGATCCTTCACCAGGTAaacattcttcttcttcagcgCTCCCTTCCGGCCCCGGAGCTTGAACGCCTGGCCGGCTTTCAACTCCCGCCCATCATCACAGGTATTATCATCGTCCGCCATCGCGACGGCCACGGGCACCGGATTCGGCGCCGGTGAGGTCGGAATTATTTGTAACACACAAATAAATTCGTGCGCGATTCACGACAAAAACACCCCACCGCGCTCACCCGAACGTCATTGCGTTTTGCGTCAAAAAATTAATTGAGGTGAGGTGAGGGTGAGGTGAGGAAGGCACCAGCCAGCCAATCCGGTAATAGACGTCAAACAACTGTCAAAATAATGTTGCCATAAACATGGGGGTGTATTCTGATTTCATACTAATCGGTCGTCATGTAAACACAAATCACACAGTCCATTGGACTCTTTGCAAACTTTACTATCACTGTCCCTTTTTGTGTTGTCAGGCAGATTGTGTTCGATTTCATGCTAACATTCAGGAAGGGTTTTTGACCATAGAAAAATCGTGAATATTCGTGTACGTCGGAATGTCGGAGTACGTCCTCAGTTGAAAGAACGGATCCGGCCCGTACGAAACGTTCATGCATCACAGATTACTTTTTACTCACGGTGACAGATGACAGATTGCACACAGGTTAGCTTTCTTTCAACGCTCCTTGATCGGCCGTTATTTTTCGAGTTTGTATTTGTAACCGAGATTTGTGCTGTGTTTTTAgtaaaatttgttatttatgtttaatttgtgTAACTTATTCctattttcatgaaacaaaagctattgtgttgcaatatgagTTCAGAAAACTCGGATTCCGGCCCAAGCGTCACCCTTTCATTGGTGGCTCAATTTGATGATATCAATCGTTTGAATAATGTTCTCAACGACGGGTATTCGGAAGAATGTGAGTAATCAGCTTTTCTCTTTTACTtaatctgtaattttaattatttccaCCTACCTCCAAATTCTTTCCTAAGTTTTGTTGACATTCATTATGGCTTGATGAGAtaggtaaaaaaatagtttatagTGATACCTTTATTCTGgcttaaattttatgttggTATGCAAACATCTCGGCGTATTTTCACTTaattgcaaataaataaacaactcTCAtgaatcataataaaatatgaaaaaatttGACTGTATTGTGTCAATTGTGTGAGCTTCCATTTACCTATTATAAGAATAAGTTCTACTACTATTCCCCTTTACTTATCTTGACACCCTCTTCCCTCATTCAGGTTTCCTAGCATTTGTGAAGCAGATGGAATGGGTGCGGGGTCAGTGGGCGGCAGCGGAGGCAGAGTCCGCCCGGCTGCAAACGGAGCTGGACGAGGCTCTCCGCACACTCTCCAAGTGGGAGGCCAAGTTCGCTCACGTCAGGAAACTGCTGGACGGGGAGAAGCGGGAGCGGAATGTAGTGTTGAAAAAGTATAATGAGTTGGTAAGTTTGTAAGTTTAtggtgtaggtattattttggtATCTTTTCTTAATGGACTATTTGATGAATGATTGCAACCTTTGGCACTAGTGGATGGCTGATGAAGTCAGCTTAGAGTTAACTGTTATGGTGATCCATTGGAGCAGTCTGTAAACCTGGAGTTAATGTGGttggctgataatgataatgatgcATACTTTGTAAGGCATGCACAGGATAAGTGATATAAATAACACAGAAACAAATTcctttaatatattttttcggccTTACAGGATATGGGATATTAACACATTcctttgaatttttatttatttacagagaAAACTCCTGGACACAGCGCGGGACCTGCTGTTCAATGACAACCGAGCTAAACTTAACGATGAAACCCTGCAGAAGTTAGCCTTCCTCAACGGGAACGGCCAGCATGATCACAACGCTAAGCTTAGTGAAGTTCCAGAGCTTAATTCAACAGGTAACTTTACCCTTATTTTACCAGAATTTTGTCTCAAAGATACATTTAACAAATGAACATGTTACCGATATGTtactaattattttcaatCTCTTTActtctttattaaatttaacctGCAGGAGGGAAGCCTGTAAGAGTATTTATGTTATTGTGTTCACCAatctagatacataataaaattatattctatgtataataaaataattaaaaaaacattgcagatgcaaacaataatttataactattttatttgaacttccaagaataaagaaaaaagtaaaagaaTATTGTACAGACTACAGACATCATTAAGGGTGGCTCCAACTATGCACTTTCTCAACTATTTTCCCAAATTCCAGGTACATTGCTCTCCGAGATGTCCTACTCCCGTTCTGAGGACGACCTGGACCTGTCTCTGGCGTCGACGCGGCGCTCGTGGGTGCAGCGCGGCGGCTGGAGCGCGCGGGAGAGCGCCCCGGCTAATAAGAAGAGACGGTCTTCTACTTCCTCTGCTACTAAGGTTAGTAAAAGCGAGAGTGAGGATGTAATATCATAAACACCAGTCTGGTAGTCATGAAATTTGACATTGAAGGAGAATAACTATATACCTAATGAATATCATCCATTTGGAAATGGCTGGATGCTATATCAATATTAGCGCTCCTTAAGTATGTTGGAGCCATAGccaggcctgtgtcactccgcgcgcgggcggcgcaggcgccagcATGTCGCCGGCCACGTCTGCGTGGCCaatctagtcggctgccgcaagcgAAAGACGACACACGCGCGCGccctttttaattttattcgactatgtttaactttataaaaaatatatatattaaatttacagacacaagACTTCcctcaaaatgtattaatgaatcgattataaaatgtgagcTGAGTGGGATTCGTGCtcaactaaactaaaacagaACATCATGATCAATTAATTCATctcaatattatgaataaaaaaaacattttttgacTGAAGCAAATGTTTTAGGTAGATATAGGTTTCCTTTCTACCTCTTTCTTTTACTTCAAATAATAGATCTATGAATAGGTctttaactatgaaattgcAGCTTTTACTAGTCATTTCCAATGGAAAataagtttggaatagctttgtattttaaattcaaattaattttgttttaaaatcatgatattctttttacaaactcagtccgttgcttagttaacgttgtagtctgtggtgctgaggcTTTTATCTACTATGCATGTCCGTTACGCCACTACAGCTCTCATATATAGAAATGTAAGATGGTATTATTGTGATAAAAACGTCTAAacttatgtacttatcctacttatgtatttatattgtaattCCCAGCAAGTGGAGCTGCAGGGCGGCAAGGTGCTGGCCACCGCCACCACCACGCTCACGCTGGAGCGGCAGCCCACCGCGCACGACCTCAAGCCGCCCACCAACTTCGTAAGTTCACCATTACTGTTTTTTTATGCCCTGACTTAAGGGGAGGGGGTGCTGAGCACCCTTGTATTGTACcgatttatattgtttatcttcATTTGGATAACATTACCAAGCTATAATTTGGTTGTATCAAGTGTTCGACTTTTAGAATGTGCTCTGCCCCACCTATTCCTAAATATATCATTAACTATTCCACCATAACCACTAAATATTCCATGAGGTATACAACCTCATGAAAGGACTATTCATGTGCCTTTTTCATATAAAGCTTGTTTATATTTCTTGTCTAATACCGAATATAAAAATGAAGGTGCAGCTAactaatttcctaaaatataacaaataatGAAGGCTCTGGTCAAGTATTCACCCAAGCTGATGACTAAGCATGTATTCTAATATTTCCAGCAACCGATATCGGAGAGCAGCGACGAGTGCCCGCCGCGCGCGTCCGTGAAGCGCGAGCGCCGCGCCAGCGGGAAGGAGTTCGCCGCCGCCACGCCCACCGCGCCGCCCAGATCTGGTACCTATAATCATTATTAGATTACTACATAGTAActacttactgccagtttctataactctatctatctataactggtagttattttcatacgattttgacagattgttacttttgattatgtcaaaatcgtatgaaagtaactaccagttatggatagatagagatatagaaactggcagttaacaGTTACCTCACATACTTATAGGTATGTGGTCACGAgtctcacgactgtaatccccgaaggggtagtcagaggtgagtTGCAAGCGAGCCTCCGCTtatcgctgtacatttgtactcacgttgCACAGATACATCACTCAGCACCTAATTGCCAATACCTACTGAGATAAAAGCCTACACTCACAGTGTAGCGTGAGCAAGCGCTCTACGAGTCTTTTCTTATCGTAATGGCGACAACCACTATTGAGCCAGATTAAGGTGTGTCACtatggtgaaaggattggtgCCAGATTAGCGTCAGTTGCTGATTTGGTTTTAATGAGAGAGCACTTCTTGATATGCGTCTATATCCAACAATGAGCGATGATTCTTTAATGATGTCTAACCCAATCCCTCCCCGCAGATACAGACACGGGTTCGGACCAgaccccgcgcgccgccacgTGCCAGCGCACGCCGTCGCTCCTCGCCGCCTCGTACGGACACTCCCCGCGCGCGAGGCACAGACAACACAACTTTATAGCCAAGAACTTTTATAAACGGGAGACGTGCGGGCCTTGTGGGAAGACGTGAGTGTGTTATTTTAGAGACTATTATTATCTAATCAATCAATTACTGGTGGATTGTTGCTCTCGAAAGCAGGCTTCCCACGGCCTGATTTCTCACAGGTCAGACCGCGCCAGGATAGACCGACAGGCCATGGTAACCGTCGCATCCGATATGGCCTGCGGTGGCCTAATGTCAACAACAAAGGGCGCTGGCATCTGCAGGCGTGATGTGATTCGGCCAGGCCTATTTTATCAGAGGCTGTGAGAACCTACCTGAAGGCGGAGCCATCAAAtttatagtaatttataatagatgatttatgtatgtacatgttgaaaatatggaaaactataaaatagaTGTATTTCTTTGTCTTCTTCCAGTATAAAGTTCGCGAAGATGGGCGTGAAGTGCGAGACGTGCCGCGCGCAGACGCACCCCGAGTGCCGGCCGCTGCTGCCGCTGCCCTGCGTGCCGCCCgggcccgccgccgccaggaACAACGTGAGATATTACACACTTATAAACCCTAGCCTAAAGACGGAAACATATTTACGTGTCGTGTAGTGTCGTGTCGTGACGCGAGCATAttagtttcattcatttaatATGGTCAGGGACATATTTGTATGTCGTATCGTGTTGCGACACGTTATGCTAAATGTATGAAACCGAACGTCACGACACGACACGTAAGTGTGCCGGGAGCTTAAGTCTTGGCAGTACTATTAAAATTAACCCAGGCTTTTCACGCGTCCATCAGCTAAGGTTGGAGGACTTCACCTAACAGTCTTATAAATTTCACCATAACAACTGGAGTACCTATAGCTTAGTTTATGTACTTCTATGAGTATAGCCGACTTCGTGACGTCTACAACGCCACCAATAGTTCCCATATAACAAATGAACCCATTCTAAAGTAGACTCGACACTTTGGAATAGAGTCACTTTTCATTACAAAGACGGCGGCATACTATGATGCATGACTTCGATTTGTCAGTGTCCTTATAGCAAATGAACCCATCCAGACCTAATAAACCTTACAATAAAAGTAACTTCTCATTCCAGCAAGACGGCGGCAGTATCGCGGACTTCGCGCCGTCCACGCCGCCGATGGTGCCTGCTCTACTCGTGCACTGCATCAACGAGGTGGAGAAGCGAGGGCTGACCGAGCGAGGGATATACAGGATCAGCGCCGTGGAGAAGGATGTTAAGCGATTGAAGGTTTGTGTCTCATTAGCTTGTTACTGACTTTAAATACGTTCGTTGTCTGAATTGACGCTGCTTATGATGCGAAAGCTTTGATACTACATTATCTAAGCGTGTTCGTGCACTGCATCAACGAAGTGGAGAAGCGAGGGCTGACCGAGCGCGGGATACAGGATCAGCGCCGTGGAGAAGGATGTTAAGCGATTGAAGGTTTGTGTCTCGTTAGCTTGTTACTGACTTTAAATACGTTCGTTGTCTGAATTGACGCTGCTTATGATGCGAAAGCTTTGATACTACATTATCTAAGCGTGTTCGTGCACTGCATCAACGAAGTGGAGAAGCGAGGGCTGACCGAGCGCGGGATATACAGGATCAGCGCCGTGGAGAAGGATGTTAAGCGATTGAAGGTTTGTGCCTTGTTAGTGACTTTAAGTGGTCGTTGTCTGCATTGACGCTGTTTATGATGCGAAAGCTTTGATACTACATTCGAGCCGTGGAGAAGGATGTTAAACGATTGAAGGTTTGTGTCTTGTTCCTGACTTTAAATATGTTTGTTGTCTGAATTGAGGCTGCTTATGATGCGAAAGCTTTGATACTACATTATCTAAGCGTGCTCGTGCACTGCATCAACGAGGTGGAGAAGCGAGGGCTGACCGAGCGAGGGATATACAGGATCAGTGCTGTGGAGAAGGATGTTAAGCGATTGAAGGTTTGTGGCTTGTTACTGAGTTAAATGTTAGTTTTTAGCGTAAACGCTGTTTATCTCATGAAGCGAACATGATGATGAGCATGAAGCATATAATTGAGTTGGCCACCTAAAATTTAACACTCAAT encodes the following:
- the LOC105387645 gene encoding rac GTPase-activating protein 1 — protein: MKQKLLCCNMSSENSDSGPSVTLSLVAQFDDINRLNNVLNDGYSEECFLAFVKQMEWVRGQWAAAEAESARLQTELDEALRTLSKWEAKFAHVRKLLDGEKRERNVVLKKYNELRKLLDTARDLLFNDNRAKLNDETLQKLAFLNGNGQHDHNAKLSEVPELNSTGTLLSEMSYSRSEDDLDLSLASTRRSWVQRGGWSARESAPANKKRRSSTSSATKQVELQGGKVLATATTTLTLERQPTAHDLKPPTNFQPISESSDECPPRASVKRERRASGKEFAAATPTAPPRSDTDTGSDQTPRAATCQRTPSLLAASYGHSPRARHRQHNFIAKNFYKRETCGPCGKTIKFAKMGVKCETCRAQTHPECRPLLPLPCVPPGPAAARNNQDGGSIADFAPSTPPMVPALLVHCINEVEKRGLTERGIYRISAVEKDVKRLKERFLRGCGSPQLSTEDVHVLCGCIKDFLRCLREPLVSHALWADFMHTATISDPSDATAAVVQAVSQLPPPNRDTLALLMLHLHKVAESPECEMGIDNLAKIFGPTILGFGLMTQAAEMYNATAQMFSVMQLLLRLPEDYWAQWACPGDASPQRLSHKPRGFFFSPADTGVSRKKRNYFQ